A single window of Nocardia higoensis DNA harbors:
- the scpA gene encoding methylmalonyl-CoA mutase has product MTLSHVEEPGGLASPVGSFAEVPLTEHEPEAAAVDAAQVEEFVRGAAEANNYAPEQLTWSTPEGIDVPPVFTKADRDAVVEAGYPLDSVPGVAPFVRGPYPTMYVNQPWTIRQYAGFSTAADSNAFYRRNLQAGQKGLSVAFDLATHRGYDSDHPRVQGDVGMAGVAIDSILDMRQLFDHIPLDQVSVSMTMNGAVLPILALYVVAAEEQGVKPEQLAGTIQNDILKEFMVRNTYIYPPKPSMRIISDIFAFTSSKMPKFNSISISGYHIQEAGATADLELAYTLADGVEYIKAGIEAGMEVDKFAPRLSFFWAIGMNFFMEVAKLRAGRLLWSELVSKFEPKNTKSLALRTHSQTSGWSLTAQDVYNNVARTCIEAMAATQGHTQSLHTNALDEALALPTDFSARIARNTQLLIQQESNTTRPADPWGGSYYVEWLTHQLAERARAHIAEIEAHGGMAQAISEGIPKLRIEEAAARTQARIDTGQQPVIGVNKYQVEEDQAVEVLKVENSRVRAEQLEKLQRLRAERDQDAVDRALAELTRAAASTEGGMENNLLALAIDAARAKATVGEISDALEKVYGRHQAEIRTLSGVYRDEAGKVTNITTASKLVEEFAEAEGRRPRILVAKMGQDGHDRGQKVIATAFADLGFDVDVGPLFQTPEEVAQQAADNDVHIVGVSSLAAGHLTLVPALRQALADVGRPDIMVVVGGVIPPGDFDELYEAGAAAIFPPGTVIADAAIDLLGKLAAELGHEVGSSAE; this is encoded by the coding sequence ATGACCCTCAGTCATGTCGAAGAGCCGGGCGGCCTGGCGAGCCCGGTGGGCAGCTTCGCCGAGGTGCCGCTGACCGAACACGAACCCGAAGCCGCCGCGGTCGACGCCGCCCAGGTCGAGGAATTCGTGCGCGGCGCCGCCGAGGCCAACAACTACGCGCCCGAGCAGCTGACCTGGTCGACCCCGGAAGGCATCGACGTGCCGCCGGTGTTCACCAAGGCCGACCGCGACGCCGTCGTCGAAGCGGGCTACCCGCTCGACAGCGTGCCCGGCGTGGCGCCGTTCGTGCGCGGCCCGTACCCGACCATGTACGTCAACCAGCCGTGGACCATCCGCCAGTACGCGGGCTTCTCCACCGCCGCCGACTCCAACGCCTTCTACCGCCGCAACCTGCAGGCCGGTCAGAAGGGCCTGTCGGTCGCCTTCGACCTGGCCACGCACCGTGGCTACGACTCCGACCACCCGCGCGTGCAGGGTGACGTCGGCATGGCGGGCGTGGCGATCGACTCCATCCTGGACATGCGCCAGCTGTTCGATCACATTCCACTGGACCAGGTCTCGGTGTCGATGACCATGAACGGCGCGGTGCTGCCGATCCTGGCCCTCTACGTCGTCGCCGCCGAGGAGCAGGGCGTCAAGCCCGAGCAGCTGGCCGGAACCATTCAGAACGACATTCTGAAAGAGTTCATGGTCCGCAACACCTACATCTACCCGCCCAAGCCCTCGATGCGGATCATCTCCGACATCTTCGCCTTCACCAGCTCGAAGATGCCGAAGTTCAACTCGATCTCCATCTCCGGCTACCACATCCAGGAAGCCGGCGCCACCGCCGACCTGGAGCTCGCCTACACCCTCGCCGACGGCGTGGAATACATCAAGGCAGGCATCGAAGCGGGCATGGAGGTCGACAAGTTCGCCCCCCGCCTGTCGTTCTTCTGGGCCATCGGCATGAACTTCTTCATGGAGGTCGCCAAGCTGCGCGCGGGCCGCCTGCTGTGGAGCGAACTGGTCTCCAAGTTCGAGCCCAAGAACACCAAATCCCTTGCCCTGCGCACTCATTCGCAGACCTCCGGCTGGTCCCTGACCGCCCAGGACGTCTACAACAATGTGGCGCGCACCTGCATCGAGGCGATGGCCGCCACCCAGGGCCACACCCAGTCCCTGCACACCAACGCCCTCGACGAGGCGCTGGCCCTGCCCACGGACTTCTCCGCCCGCATCGCCCGCAACACCCAGCTGCTCATCCAGCAGGAGTCCAACACCACCCGCCCGGCCGACCCCTGGGGGGGCTCGTACTACGTCGAGTGGCTGACCCACCAGCTGGCCGAACGGGCGAGGGCGCATATCGCCGAGATCGAGGCGCACGGCGGTATGGCGCAGGCGATTTCCGAAGGCATCCCGAAGCTTCGCATCGAGGAAGCCGCCGCCCGCACCCAGGCCCGCATCGACACCGGCCAGCAGCCGGTGATCGGCGTGAACAAATACCAGGTCGAAGAAGACCAGGCCGTCGAGGTCCTCAAGGTCGAGAACTCGCGCGTGCGCGCCGAGCAGCTCGAGAAGCTCCAGCGCCTGCGCGCCGAACGCGACCAGGACGCCGTCGACCGTGCCCTGGCCGAACTCACCCGCGCCGCCGCCTCCACCGAGGGCGGCATGGAGAACAACCTGCTCGCCCTGGCCATCGACGCCGCCCGCGCCAAGGCCACCGTCGGCGAGATCTCCGACGCCCTGGAGAAGGTCTACGGCCGCCACCAGGCCGAGATCCGTACCCTGTCGGGTGTGTACCGGGACGAGGCCGGAAAGGTCACCAACATCACCACCGCGAGCAAGCTCGTCGAGGAATTCGCCGAGGCCGAAGGCCGACGCCCCCGCATCCTCGTCGCCAAGATGGGCCAGGACGGCCACGACCGAGGCCAGAAGGTGATCGCCACCGCCTTCGCCGACCTCGGCTTCGACGTCGACGTGGGCCCGCTGTTCCAGACCCCCGAAGAGGTGGCGCAGCAGGCAGCCGACAACGACGTCCACATCGTCGGTGTCTCCTCCCTCGCCGCGGGCCACCTCACGCTGGTGCCGGCCCTGCGCCAGGCA
- a CDS encoding methylmalonyl-CoA mutase family protein, producing the protein MPIASDPSPGAEAVPQYGAWRKGVAGVLAKARRVDVAELPDEPEHLLAQTTYDGLTVNPLYTRRDERPEPPLPGVFPFVRGRDAERDVHRGWNVSADFTGSDAEAVNREILAGLENGLSAIRLGVGAHGVAVADLPAAVRGLLFELAPLALSAGADVTEAAAQLFAVLDGYTVDDRAGIEIALGAGPLTSSFTGAADADLARTVELAKQAAARAETVRAITVDGTAFHNAGASDAQELGASVAAGLAYLRALTAAGVEIADALNQIEFRFAATDDQFATIAKFRAARTLWARVAQVSGVPEAGGAPQHAVTSAAMMSKRDPWVNLLRTTLASFGAGVGGADTLTVLPFDSALPTGELGVSTSFSDRMARNTQLLLLEESHLGHVQDPAAGSWYVESYTAELAAKAWEFMQELERDGGYEAALESGKLAEAIAATKAARDSDVAHRKTAVTGVNEFPNLAEKPLSEWARTPETIARYGAAFEALRDRSDAYLAANGTRPKALLVPLGTVAEHNVRVTFIANLLASGGIESVNPGPLAGEGITAAAKEAQAPIAVLCGSDARYGTDAGAAVEALRAAGVETVLLAGAAKAVAELDGEQRPDGFLAAKIDAVAALSGLLEKVGA; encoded by the coding sequence ATGCCGATCGCTTCAGATCCGTCTCCGGGTGCGGAGGCAGTGCCGCAGTACGGTGCGTGGCGCAAGGGTGTGGCGGGCGTGCTCGCCAAGGCGCGCAGGGTCGACGTGGCCGAGCTGCCCGACGAGCCCGAGCACCTGCTCGCGCAGACGACCTACGACGGCCTGACCGTCAACCCGCTCTACACGCGCCGTGACGAGCGCCCCGAACCGCCGCTGCCCGGCGTGTTCCCGTTCGTGCGCGGCCGCGACGCCGAGCGCGACGTGCACCGCGGCTGGAACGTCAGCGCCGACTTCACCGGCTCCGACGCCGAAGCGGTCAACCGGGAGATCCTCGCCGGGCTGGAGAACGGCCTGAGCGCCATCCGCCTCGGCGTCGGCGCGCACGGTGTGGCCGTCGCCGACCTGCCCGCAGCCGTGCGCGGCCTGCTCTTCGAACTCGCGCCGTTGGCACTGAGTGCCGGTGCCGACGTCACCGAAGCGGCCGCCCAACTGTTCGCGGTCCTCGACGGCTACACCGTCGACGATCGCGCCGGCATCGAGATCGCCCTCGGCGCAGGCCCGCTCACGAGTAGCTTCACCGGCGCGGCCGACGCCGACCTCGCCCGGACCGTCGAACTGGCGAAGCAGGCCGCCGCCCGCGCCGAGACCGTCCGCGCGATCACCGTGGACGGCACCGCCTTCCACAACGCCGGCGCCTCCGACGCCCAGGAACTCGGCGCCTCGGTCGCCGCCGGTCTCGCCTACCTGCGCGCGCTCACCGCCGCCGGTGTCGAGATCGCCGACGCGCTGAACCAGATCGAGTTCCGCTTCGCCGCCACCGACGACCAGTTCGCCACCATCGCGAAATTCCGTGCGGCGCGCACCCTCTGGGCTCGCGTCGCCCAGGTCTCCGGCGTCCCGGAAGCCGGCGGGGCCCCGCAGCACGCGGTCACCTCCGCCGCCATGATGAGCAAGCGCGACCCCTGGGTGAACCTGCTGCGCACCACGCTCGCCTCCTTCGGCGCGGGCGTCGGCGGCGCCGACACCCTCACCGTGCTGCCCTTCGACTCCGCGCTGCCCACCGGCGAACTCGGCGTCTCGACGTCGTTCTCCGACCGCATGGCCCGCAACACCCAGCTCCTGCTGCTCGAGGAATCCCACCTCGGCCACGTGCAGGATCCGGCCGCGGGCTCCTGGTACGTCGAGTCCTACACCGCCGAACTCGCCGCCAAGGCATGGGAATTCATGCAGGAACTCGAGCGCGACGGCGGCTACGAGGCCGCGTTGGAGTCCGGCAAGCTCGCCGAGGCCATCGCCGCCACCAAGGCCGCTCGCGACAGCGACGTGGCCCACCGCAAGACCGCCGTCACCGGCGTCAACGAGTTCCCGAACCTGGCCGAGAAGCCGCTGTCCGAGTGGGCCCGCACCCCCGAGACGATCGCCCGCTACGGCGCGGCCTTCGAGGCGCTGCGCGACCGCTCCGACGCCTACCTCGCCGCCAACGGCACCCGCCCCAAGGCGCTGCTGGTGCCGCTGGGCACGGTCGCCGAACACAACGTGCGCGTCACGTTCATCGCGAACCTGCTCGCCTCCGGCGGTATCGAATCGGTGAACCCGGGACCGCTGGCAGGCGAGGGCATCACCGCCGCCGCCAAGGAAGCGCAAGCCCCGATCGCGGTGCTCTGCGGTTCGGACGCGCGCTACGGCACGGACGCGGGCGCGGCGGTCGAAGCGCTGCGCGCCGCCGGAGTGGAGACAGTGCTGCTGGCAGGCGCGGCGAAGGCCGTGGCCGAGCTCGACGGAGAGCAGCGCCCGGACGGATTCCTCGCCGCGAAGATCGACGCGGTCGCGGCGCTGTCCGGCCTGCTGGAGAAAGTGGGAGCCTGA
- a CDS encoding TVP38/TMEM64 family protein, producing the protein MRALLRNPRIVALFAVLGALFVAALLVPLPTPQQIQDWAGSLGAWFPPLFLLIYAVVAVAPIPRTVLTVSCGVLFGVGIGIPIAMTATAIAAVLALRLVRAMDRDRVAAHLTHPKVRAIDDRLRRRGWLAVGSLRLISFAPFSVVNYCCALTSIRVKPYLFATIVGSAPGTIATVILADALTGGTHPVMFAISAICLCIGLLGLVVDARWEPGAEPTATEATIGSTTGTARS; encoded by the coding sequence GTGAGGGCCTTGCTCAGGAATCCGCGTATCGTCGCGCTGTTCGCCGTTCTCGGCGCGCTGTTCGTCGCGGCGCTGCTGGTCCCACTGCCCACCCCGCAGCAGATCCAGGACTGGGCCGGGTCGCTCGGCGCGTGGTTCCCGCCGCTGTTCCTGCTGATCTACGCCGTCGTCGCGGTCGCCCCGATTCCGCGCACCGTGCTCACCGTCAGTTGCGGTGTGCTCTTCGGCGTGGGGATCGGCATTCCCATCGCCATGACCGCGACAGCCATCGCCGCGGTGCTGGCCTTGCGGCTCGTGCGGGCGATGGATCGGGACCGGGTCGCGGCTCACCTCACCCATCCGAAGGTGCGCGCGATCGACGATCGGCTCCGCAGGCGCGGCTGGCTAGCGGTCGGCTCGCTGCGGCTGATCTCCTTCGCACCGTTCTCGGTGGTCAACTACTGCTGCGCGCTGACCTCCATCCGGGTCAAGCCCTACCTGTTCGCCACTATCGTCGGCTCGGCCCCCGGCACGATCGCCACGGTGATCCTCGCCGACGCGCTCACCGGCGGCACCCACCCGGTCATGTTCGCGATCTCGGCGATCTGCCTGTGCATCGGGCTCCTCGGATTGGTGGTCGACGCCCGCTGGGAACCGGGCGCCGAGCCGACCGCCACGGAGGCGACGATCGGTTCCACCACAGGGACAGCCCGGAGCTGA
- a CDS encoding CorA family divalent cation transporter, protein MPAPSLAACPSAAPAGGISSINAVEAFGDSLDTETLGMHWIPLHAGDDHIAGVLRERLGVDFTPWCDGHAGLAIPGDYTYLPIPVNYCRGETVERETIVFALGAEFLVTLQPAEPFTPFETAISAMRGDATLTASSYGVAFALLGALNAASERVLEHTARQLNAQRDVIAEASAEQGRGMGAAAVRTVIHGLGEIERIVSHVRETQSQLAVAARRLDNDLATRTSGLGGRVGVLVADVDRVARRAERDHDALRFLAQSATACLGARHSAVLRLLTAVVAVFAPPTMLAAVYAADFTWLPDLDPIPALFVFVVVTALAAALPLRVLGRN, encoded by the coding sequence ATGCCCGCGCCGTCCCTGGCCGCTTGTCCGTCCGCCGCCCCGGCGGGCGGCATATCCTCGATCAACGCAGTGGAGGCGTTCGGCGACAGCCTGGACACCGAAACGCTCGGCATGCACTGGATTCCGTTGCACGCGGGGGACGACCACATCGCCGGGGTTCTGCGCGAGAGGCTCGGTGTCGACTTCACTCCGTGGTGTGACGGGCACGCCGGGCTCGCCATTCCCGGCGACTACACCTATCTCCCCATCCCGGTGAATTACTGCCGCGGCGAAACAGTCGAACGCGAGACCATCGTGTTCGCCCTCGGCGCGGAATTCCTCGTCACTCTGCAACCGGCCGAACCGTTCACCCCTTTCGAGACCGCCATCTCGGCCATGCGCGGCGACGCCACCCTCACCGCCTCCTCCTACGGTGTCGCCTTCGCGTTGCTCGGCGCACTCAACGCCGCCTCCGAACGCGTTCTCGAACACACCGCCCGGCAGTTGAACGCCCAGCGCGACGTGATCGCCGAGGCGAGCGCCGAGCAGGGGCGCGGCATGGGCGCGGCAGCCGTGCGCACGGTGATCCACGGGCTCGGCGAGATCGAGCGGATCGTCTCGCACGTCCGGGAGACCCAGTCCCAGCTGGCCGTCGCCGCCCGCCGCCTCGACAACGATCTGGCGACCCGCACCAGCGGGCTCGGCGGCCGCGTCGGTGTCCTGGTCGCCGACGTCGACAGGGTGGCGCGCCGCGCCGAACGCGACCACGACGCGCTGCGCTTCCTCGCCCAGTCCGCGACGGCCTGCCTGGGCGCGCGCCACAGCGCCGTGCTGCGCCTGCTCACCGCTGTCGTCGCGGTGTTCGCCCCGCCCACCATGCTGGCCGCCGTCTACGCCGCCGACTTCACCTGGCTGCCCGATCTCGACCCGATCCCCGCCCTGTTCGTCTTCGTCGTCGTGACCGCGCTCGCCGCGGCCCTCCCGCTGCGCGTCCTCGGCCGGAACTGA
- a CDS encoding SPFH domain-containing protein has protein sequence MEFLVVALVIVILIAVVVLKSVALVPQAEAAVIERLGRYSRTASGQLTFLIPFADRIRAKVDLRERVVSFPPQPVITQDNLTLQIDSVVYFQVTNPQAAVYEISNYIAAVEQLTVTTLRNVVGGMTLEETLTSRDQINNQLRGVLDEATGRWGLRVARVELKAIDPPPSIQESMEKQMKADREKRAMILTAEGTRESQIKTAEGAKQAQILAAEGAKQSAILSAEGERQGRILRAQGERAAAYLQAQGQAKAIEKVFAAIKAGKPTPELLAYQYMQTLPMVARGDANKVWMVPSDFGKALEGFARNFGTRGEDGVFRYEPPAEEVAAPKVEDDSDVADWFDMTSDPTIQRAVRAAEETARKPVDDPIPAPRAHAAPPAPAPQPPAPQQSAPPQLEQQSWQPGRGLVQPPEAHTQQPQPPHGGPAQGHTPPQGRPQEGYGRPPQGYETPPEGYGRP, from the coding sequence ATGGAATTCCTGGTGGTGGCACTCGTCATCGTGATCTTGATCGCGGTGGTGGTGCTCAAATCGGTCGCGCTGGTGCCGCAGGCCGAGGCCGCGGTCATCGAACGCCTCGGCCGATACTCGCGCACCGCGTCCGGTCAGCTGACCTTCCTGATTCCCTTCGCCGACCGCATCCGCGCCAAGGTCGATCTGCGTGAGCGCGTGGTGTCCTTCCCGCCGCAACCGGTGATCACCCAGGACAACCTGACCCTGCAGATCGATTCGGTGGTCTACTTCCAGGTCACCAACCCGCAGGCCGCGGTCTACGAGATCAGCAACTACATCGCCGCGGTCGAACAGCTCACCGTCACCACGCTGCGCAACGTGGTCGGTGGCATGACGCTCGAAGAGACGCTGACCTCCCGCGACCAGATCAACAACCAGCTGCGCGGGGTGCTCGACGAGGCCACCGGCCGCTGGGGCCTGCGGGTCGCCCGCGTCGAACTCAAGGCGATCGATCCGCCGCCGTCGATCCAGGAGTCGATGGAAAAGCAGATGAAGGCCGACCGTGAGAAGCGGGCGATGATCCTCACCGCCGAGGGCACCCGCGAATCGCAGATCAAGACCGCCGAGGGCGCCAAGCAGGCGCAGATCCTGGCGGCCGAGGGCGCCAAGCAGTCGGCCATCCTGTCCGCCGAGGGCGAGCGCCAGGGCCGCATCCTGCGCGCGCAGGGTGAGCGCGCCGCGGCCTACCTGCAGGCGCAGGGCCAGGCCAAGGCCATCGAGAAGGTCTTCGCCGCGATCAAGGCGGGCAAGCCGACCCCCGAGCTGCTGGCCTACCAGTACATGCAGACGCTGCCGATGGTCGCGCGCGGCGATGCCAACAAGGTGTGGATGGTGCCCAGCGATTTCGGCAAGGCGCTGGAGGGCTTCGCCCGTAATTTCGGCACCAGGGGCGAGGACGGCGTGTTCCGCTACGAGCCGCCCGCCGAGGAGGTCGCCGCGCCGAAGGTGGAGGACGATTCCGACGTGGCCGACTGGTTCGACATGACCAGCGACCCCACCATCCAGCGCGCCGTGCGTGCCGCGGAGGAGACCGCGCGCAAGCCCGTCGACGATCCGATCCCGGCTCCGCGTGCCCATGCCGCGCCGCCCGCGCCCGCCCCGCAGCCACCCGCGCCTCAGCAGTCCGCTCCGCCGCAGCTCGAGCAGCAGTCGTGGCAGCCCGGTCGTGGGCTGGTCCAGCCGCCGGAGGCGCACACCCAGCAGCCGCAGCCGCCGCACGGCGGACCGGCGCAGGGCCACACCCCGCCGCAGGGTCGGCCGCAGGAAGGCTACGGTCGTCCGCCCCAGGGGTACGAGACGCCTCCGGAGGGTTACGGCAGGCCCTGA
- a CDS encoding NfeD family protein translates to MAAIAWLVAGLLLAAAEVMVGELTLLMLGVAAIGTAGFSALTDFPVVVDALVFGVITLVLFAGVRPTLRRKFDNAPPILTNVHALPGKTATVLEQVSDSAGLVKLGGEVWTARPMNVGDVFEPGTTVSVMQIDGATAVVWKGP, encoded by the coding sequence GTGGCAGCGATTGCTTGGCTGGTGGCGGGGTTGTTGCTCGCTGCCGCGGAAGTGATGGTCGGGGAGCTCACGCTGCTGATGCTCGGCGTCGCGGCCATCGGCACGGCCGGATTCAGCGCTCTCACCGATTTCCCCGTGGTGGTCGACGCGCTGGTCTTCGGGGTGATCACACTGGTGCTGTTCGCCGGTGTCCGGCCGACATTGCGCCGGAAGTTCGACAACGCGCCGCCCATCCTGACCAACGTGCACGCGTTGCCGGGCAAGACCGCGACGGTGCTCGAACAGGTGTCGGACTCCGCGGGCCTGGTGAAACTGGGCGGCGAGGTGTGGACGGCGCGGCCGATGAATGTGGGGGACGTCTTCGAACCGGGGACGACCGTGTCCGTGATGCAGATCGACGGTGCGACGGCCGTCGTATGGAAGGGACCGTAG
- a CDS encoding DUF3097 domain-containing protein, translated as MSTRDTHRYGGDIFAGHARTEKRTVPTVEAGRDLVVEDAATGFCGAVVGFDRSYDGEFVKLEDARGAVRLFAMREAAFLIDGRPVTLVRPKPAAPAKPTRSASGSTRVEGLRARVAEASRIWVEGVHDAALVERVWGHDLRVEGVVVEHLEGLDNLAERLVEFAPGPGRRVGVLVDHLVTGSKETHLTTGLGPHVLVTGHPFIDVWQAVRPAALGIEAWPQVPRGEDWKTGVCRRLGWGTPQDGWRRVYSSVDSFRDLESPLIGAVERLIDFVTEPTDTTQ; from the coding sequence GTGAGTACGCGGGACACCCATCGCTACGGCGGCGACATCTTCGCCGGACACGCCAGGACCGAGAAGCGAACTGTGCCGACGGTCGAGGCCGGACGCGATCTGGTCGTCGAGGACGCGGCCACCGGATTCTGTGGCGCCGTCGTCGGATTCGACCGCAGCTACGACGGCGAGTTCGTGAAACTCGAGGACGCGCGCGGCGCGGTGCGGCTGTTCGCGATGCGGGAGGCGGCCTTCCTGATCGACGGCCGACCGGTCACCCTGGTCCGCCCGAAACCCGCCGCGCCCGCGAAGCCCACCCGCTCGGCCTCGGGCTCCACCCGGGTCGAGGGGCTGCGCGCGCGGGTCGCCGAGGCCAGCCGCATCTGGGTGGAGGGCGTGCACGACGCCGCGCTGGTCGAGCGGGTGTGGGGGCACGATCTGCGGGTGGAGGGCGTGGTCGTCGAGCATCTCGAGGGTCTGGACAACCTGGCCGAGCGGCTGGTCGAATTCGCTCCTGGACCGGGGAGGCGGGTCGGGGTGCTGGTGGATCATCTGGTGACCGGTTCCAAGGAGACCCACCTGACCACCGGGCTGGGACCGCATGTGCTGGTCACCGGCCACCCCTTCATCGACGTGTGGCAGGCGGTGCGGCCCGCCGCGCTGGGGATCGAGGCATGGCCGCAGGTGCCGCGCGGCGAGGACTGGAAGACCGGCGTGTGCCGCAGGCTGGGCTGGGGCACCCCGCAGGACGGGTGGCGGCGCGTCTACTCCTCGGTCGACTCGTTCCGCGATCTGGAATCGCCGCTCATCGGCGCGGTGGAACGGCTCATCGATTTCGTCACCGAGCCGACAGATACCACGCAGTAG
- a CDS encoding ferrochelatase, with protein MVAAYDALLLLSFGGPEHPEDVMPFLENVTRGRGVPRERLEEVAQHYLHFGGVSPINALNRDIIAAVERELAAAGIALPVYFGNRNWHPMAEDTLARMAEDGVGKALVFPTSAWGGYSGCRQYHEDIARARAAVGDAAPHLRKLRQYFDHPLLIESFADAIRAATAELPADRRDRARLVFTAHSVPTSADAAAGPPADGGHLYTRQVGEAARLSAAAASFGEYDLVWQSRSGPPQVPWLEPDICDHLEDLSAKGVDAVVVCPVGFVSDHLEVIWDLDNEAKDKAAELGMAFARAATPGTDPRFARLVVELIREQLDGLTPRRLGEVPGYGSTDDGTPCAVGCCAPQRRPATASR; from the coding sequence ATCGTGGCCGCCTACGACGCACTGCTGCTGCTGTCCTTCGGCGGCCCCGAACACCCCGAAGACGTGATGCCGTTCCTGGAGAACGTCACCCGGGGCCGCGGAGTGCCGCGCGAACGTCTGGAAGAGGTCGCACAGCACTACCTGCACTTCGGCGGGGTGTCGCCGATCAACGCGCTCAACCGCGACATCATCGCCGCGGTCGAACGCGAACTCGCCGCCGCGGGCATCGCCCTGCCGGTGTACTTCGGCAACCGGAACTGGCATCCCATGGCGGAGGACACCCTCGCCCGGATGGCCGAGGACGGCGTGGGCAAGGCGCTGGTGTTCCCGACCTCGGCGTGGGGTGGATACTCCGGCTGCCGGCAGTACCACGAGGACATCGCCAGGGCCAGGGCCGCGGTCGGCGATGCCGCCCCGCACCTGCGCAAACTGCGCCAGTACTTCGACCATCCGCTGCTGATCGAGTCGTTCGCCGACGCGATCCGGGCCGCGACGGCCGAACTGCCCGCCGATCGCCGTGACCGGGCTCGGCTGGTGTTCACCGCCCACTCGGTGCCGACGAGCGCCGACGCCGCCGCGGGCCCGCCCGCCGACGGCGGCCACCTCTACACCCGCCAGGTCGGCGAGGCCGCCCGGCTGTCCGCCGCCGCAGCGAGTTTCGGCGAGTACGACCTGGTCTGGCAGTCGCGTTCGGGCCCGCCGCAGGTGCCCTGGCTCGAACCCGACATCTGCGACCACCTCGAGGACCTGTCCGCCAAGGGTGTGGACGCGGTCGTGGTCTGCCCGGTCGGCTTCGTCTCCGACCACCTCGAGGTGATCTGGGACCTGGACAACGAGGCGAAGGACAAAGCCGCCGAACTCGGCATGGCCTTCGCCCGCGCGGCCACCCCCGGCACCGATCCGCGTTTCGCGCGACTGGTCGTGGAGCTGATCCGCGAGCAGCTCGACGGACTCACCCCGCGTCGGCTGGGCGAGGTCCCGGGCTACGGCAGCACCGACGACGGCACGCCCTGCGCGGTGGGATGCTGTGCGCCGCAACGTCGTCCGGCGACCGCAAGTCGCTGA
- the inhA gene encoding NADH-dependent enoyl-ACP reductase InhA, with translation MGGLLEGKTILVTGIITDASIAFRAAAIAQEQGAKVLITGIPERLRLIDRIAKRLPQEVPPAIGLDITNEEDLAGLADKIRELAPEGLDGALHSIAFAPRTLMGPDALPFLDGPGPDAAKAFEISAWSYASLARAVLPVMNERGSLVGMDFDPRTAMPFYNWMGVAKAALESVNRYVAREVGEAKKIRSNLVAAGPIKTLAAKAIAGTATDDAAKLNQLNTYWDGASPIGWDVDDATAVGKSIVALLSDWLPATTGSIVYVDGGASHNTWFPEGFATN, from the coding sequence ATGGGCGGACTGCTCGAAGGCAAGACCATCCTCGTCACCGGCATCATCACCGATGCCTCCATCGCGTTCCGTGCGGCCGCGATCGCGCAGGAACAGGGTGCGAAGGTGCTCATCACCGGCATCCCGGAGCGGCTGCGGCTCATCGACCGCATCGCCAAGCGGCTGCCGCAGGAGGTCCCGCCCGCCATCGGCCTGGACATCACCAATGAAGAGGATCTGGCCGGCCTGGCCGACAAGATCCGCGAGCTGGCGCCCGAGGGGCTCGACGGCGCGCTGCACTCGATCGCGTTCGCGCCGCGCACCCTGATGGGCCCGGACGCGCTGCCCTTCTTGGACGGCCCCGGCCCCGACGCCGCCAAGGCGTTCGAGATCTCCGCGTGGAGCTACGCCTCGCTGGCCCGCGCGGTGCTGCCGGTGATGAACGAGCGCGGTTCGCTGGTCGGCATGGACTTCGACCCGCGCACCGCGATGCCGTTCTACAACTGGATGGGCGTGGCCAAGGCGGCGCTGGAGTCGGTCAACCGCTATGTCGCCCGCGAGGTCGGCGAGGCCAAGAAGATCCGCTCCAACCTGGTCGCCGCCGGCCCGATCAAGACCCTGGCCGCCAAGGCCATCGCGGGCACCGCCACCGACGACGCCGCCAAGCTCAACCAGCTCAACACCTACTGGGACGGCGCCTCGCCGATCGGCTGGGACGTCGACGACGCGACCGCTGTCGGCAAGTCCATCGTCGCGCTGCTGTCGGACTGGCTGCCCGCCACCACCGGCTCCATCGTCTACGTCGACGGCGGCGCCAGCCACAACACCTGGTTCCCGGAAGGCTTCGCGACCAACTGA